A stretch of Mytilus edulis chromosome 11, xbMytEdul2.2, whole genome shotgun sequence DNA encodes these proteins:
- the LOC139494061 gene encoding coiled-coil domain-containing protein 148-like → MQNRRKNKKFKEKELNAKRYSRKDKNYRKTEADKKKSQRDESDIRQIERQRELSSSREPRKNEDLKNKQNWLLKERLEKMKISIKENLLLKEKLERMKIIEGLKRKVRSLKEIILI, encoded by the coding sequence AtgcaaaatagaagaaaaaataaaaaattcaaggaaaaagaattaaatgcaaaaagatattccagaaaagataaaaattatagaaaaactgAAGCAGATAAAAAAAAGTCTCAGAGAGATGAATCTGATATAAGGCAGATAGAGAGACAAAGAGAACTTTCTTCTTCAAGAGAGCCTAGAAAGAatgaagatttaaaaaataaacagaactGGCTGCTAAAAGAAAGGCTagaaaaaatgaagatttcaataAAAGAGAACTTACTGCTAAAAGAAAAGTTAGAAAGGATGAAAATTATAGAAGGGCTGAAGCGGAAAGTAAGAAGTCTCAAAGAGATAATTCTGATATAA
- the LOC139495278 gene encoding zinc finger protein 235-like: MTDYKNTVGLMNVSPGHNQDHCIKKDPRCNNGSKNCTCQLCGKGLKREKKIENKCQLCGKEGKKLEKSENTCKGWNREEKSEEHKKIHSCEKTLKCDMCNNDLNQIPISQSHTPKQTQSDDTPFNCYVCGKDFNQQYHLRMHIRIHTGDKHFNCYVCGKDFNQQCHLRLHMRIHTGDKHFNCDICSKGFSQKQYLKAHMCIHNDNKPFNCDVCGKEFRQSGHLKTHMCIHNDKPYNCDVCGEDFRRLRQFKKHKRTHTGDKLYNCDVCGKGFSNRYNFMTHIRIHTGDKPFICDVCRKCFSSKQYLNSHMRIHTGDKRFNCDICDRRFGQNSDLKKHMRTHTGVKPYVCDVCCKEFTRRDILNVHMRTHEFKKPKKCNVCDEVFPQKEDLLIHMGSHTAKKPYTCKVCSKCFSSKHQLKVHTRIHTGDKPYKCDVCSKRFGQLPSLRTHMKIHTGDKHYYCDTCGRRFRLSSDLKKHTRTHTGEKPYLCYVCGKGFSRTDTLHDHMRTHTGEKPYSCDVCDEKFGHRSELRMHMRTH; encoded by the coding sequence atgacTGATTACAAAAATACAGTGGGTTTAATGAATGTGTCCCCTGGTCATAATCAAGATCACTGTATAAAGAAAGACCCGAGATGCAATAATGGAAGCAAAAATTGTACTTGCCAACTGTGTGGTAAAGGattaaaaagggaaaaaaagattGAGAATAAGTGTCAATTGTGTGGTAAAGAAGggaaaaaacttgaaaaatccgAGAATACTTGTAAAGGATGGAACCGGGAAGAAAAGTCCGAAGAACATAAAAAAATCCACTCGTGCGAAAAAACGTTAAAATGCGATATGTGTAACAACGACTTAAATCAAATACCTATCTCACAGTCGCACACGCCAAAACAAACTCAGTCCGATGATACACCTTTTAACTGTTATGTATGTGGTAAAGATTTCAATCAACAATATCACCTACGGATGCATATCAGAATACACACTGGTGATAAACATTTCAACTGTTATGTATGTGGTAAAGATTTCAATCAACAATGTCATCTACGTTTGCATATGAGAATACACACTGGTGATAAACATTTCAACTGTGATATATGTAGTAAAGGTTTTAGTCAAAAACAATACTTAAAAGCACACATGTGTATACACAATGATAATAAACCTTTTAACTGTGACGTCTGTGGTAAAGAGTTTAGACAATCTGGCCACTTAAAAACACACATGTGTATACACAATGATAAACCTTATAACTGTGACGTCTGTGGTGAAGACTTTAGACGACTTAGACAATTTAAGAAACACAAGAGAACGCATACTGGTGATAAATTATATAACTGTGATGTATGTGGGAAAGGATTCAGTAATCGATATAATTTTATGACGCATATCAGAATTCATACTGGTGATAAACCTTTTATCTGTGATGTTTgtagaaaatgttttagttctaagcAGTACTTAAACTCGCACATGCGTATACATACTGGAGATAAACGTTTTAACTGTGACATATGCGATAGAAGGTTTGGTCAAAATAGTGACTTAAAGAAACATATGAGAACTCATACTGGTGTCAAACCATATGTGTGTGATGTGTGTTGTAAAGAATTTACTCGACGTGATATCTTAAATGTACATATGAGAACACATGAGTTTAAAAAACCTAAAAAATGTAATGTATGTGATGAAGTTTTTCCTCAAAAGGAGGATTTACTAATACACATGGGATCGCATACTGCCAAAAAACCATATACATGCAAAGTATGTAGCAAATGCTTTAGTAGTAAACACCAGTTAAAAGTACATACGAGAATACACACCGGTGATAAACCTTATAAGTGTGATGTGTGTAGTAAACGGTTTGGACAACTACCGTCTCTACGGACGCATATGAAAATACACACTGGAGATAAACACTACTACTGTGATACATGTGGTAGAAGATTTCGTCTCAGTAGTGACTTAAAAAAACATACgagaacacatactggtgaaAAACCGTATCTATGCtatgtatgtggtaaaggatttAGTCGGACTGATACCTTACATGACCATATGAGAACGCACACAGGTGAAAAACCGTATAGCTGCGATGTATGTGATGAGAAATTTGGTCATAGGTCAGAATTACGGATGCATATGAGAACGCACTGA
- the LOC139494062 gene encoding uncharacterized protein: MERQRELASKREARKNEDFNKRELAAKRKFRKDEHYRRAEAESKKSQRDNSDIRQIERQRELASKREARKDENYRRAEAESKKSQRDNSDIRQMERQRELASKKETRKNEDFKRNETEKRKNCQTRLQKTRV, encoded by the coding sequence ATGGAAAGacaaagagaacttgcttctaaaagagaggctagaaaaaatgaagatttcaataaaagagaacttgctgctaaaagaAAATTTAGAAAGGATGAACATTATAGAAGGGCTGAAGCAGAAAGTAAGAAGTCTCAAAGAGATAATTCTGATATAAGACAGATAGAAAGacaaagagaacttgcttctaaaagagaggctagaaagGATGAAAATTATAGAAGGGCTGAAGCAGAAAGTAAGAAGTCTCAAAGAGATAATTCAGATATAAGACAGATGGAAAGacaaagagaacttgcttctaAAAAAGAGACTAGAAAGAATGAAGATTTCAAAAGAAACGaaacagaaaagagaaaaaattgCCAGACAAGACTACAGAAAACACGAGTCTGA